CTGGTGTGGTCGGTTGGTCCCCGTCCAGGAGGAGCGCCCCATGAGTACCGCGGACGAGTCGCGTGAACGAGCCCGCAGATGCGCGAGAAGGCAAGGACCTGGAGCGGACGGCGGAAGGCGCTGCCGACCCGCAGGAGAAGCAGCGGCTGCGGGACGAGGCACGCCGGCTCAGGGAGCGGAGCGAGCAGGAGTCCGGCATGGCCACCGGCGACATCTACCCGACCGGTAGCACGGGGAACGGCCCCTTGGGTCCGTTCCGCAACGGCTCGATCACCCGCCCCGCACCCGTGCGGGGCGCCCCGCCATGGCAGAGTCCTCCCCATGTGGAGCTCGACGCCTGAACGGCACAGACACCTCGCGGCCGCCTCCCTCCTGTTGGCCGCCGCGATATCGCTGACCGCCTGCGGTGAGCAGCGCGGCACGAATCCGGCGGCCGGTGCTCCGGGGACGGCTCCGAGCTCCGGCCCCCGTACCCCGGGAGCATCCCCCTACGTGGAGCCCGGAGTCGTCGATGGCGCCCCCCACAACGGCGACAACAACGCCTACCGCCGCTCCCGCGAGATGTCCCCCGCCGGCGCGAAGGCCGCGCAGAAGGAAGCCGCGCGCATCGAGCCCGTCCTCAAGAGGCTGTGGACCCAGAGGGAATGGGACCCCGCGCGTGTGCGCGCGGCGCTCCTCGAGCTCGGGTACGAGGAGGAGCGCACCGGCCCGAAGGGCGAGCGGCTCGGGGGGACGCTCACGGTGCGCGCGATGCACCAGCGCTACGAGGCCGGCCGGTACGTCACGCCCGAGGGTGCCTGGTCGGGCTTCGCGTTCACGACGCCTGCGTCAGCGCGTTCGTGCAGAGAGCAATTACGAGGTCGCGGTCAATGGCCCGTACATGGAGACCGGCTGCTTCGAGCCGCCCTACGGACACTGACAGTATCGACGCGGCCAGGGGCCCCTCGTACCAGAGCGTCATACCCCGAACTCCTCGCACATCTCCGGCAGATGGCCTGATCCCCTGCCGAAGCGGTGATACCCGGGCCGTTTGCGTCGTACGCGGCCCGGTCACAACACAGATGTCGAGCAGAGAAACTGACGCACAGCCAGCCCGGAAGGCACGAAGAGCCATGGCGCTCGCGGCCCAGCCCGAACCCGGAAGGCACCCCGACCCGCCCCTGCGGGGCGCACTCGCCACCACCGCCTGCATGGAGACCCTCCAAGTCGGCTACCTCCACGCCGTCGCGGCCGCCGCCGGATGCACCCTCTCCCAGCCCTTCCCCGACAACGGCATCGACTGGCACCTCAGCCACAGCGCCCCCGGACACGCCGTCGACGACGAGGTCACCATCAAGGTCCAGCTCAAGGCGACCTACCAGATCCCCCCACGACCCCCCGGCGCCGCCTTCTCCTTCACCCTCGACAACGACCACCTGGTGAAGCTCGCCCGCACCCCCGTCGCCGTCCACAAGATCCTCGTCGTCATGCTCGTCCCCCGCAGCCGCGACGAATGGCTCCACGCCGGACACGACCGACTCGACCTGCGCCACTGCTGCTACTGGACCAACCTCGCCGGACACCCCGTCACCGGCAGACGGCGCACGACCGTCCGCATACCCACCACACGGATCTTCGACGACCGGGCCCTCTGCGAGATCATGACCCGCGTCGGGGCGGGAGGGAGACCCTGATGCAGCACCGGCCCACCGACGTCGACCCACGCGTGCTCGGCGCGCTCCTCGACCGCCACGGCTGGCGCCGCCGCGGCGGAGCCGCCGGACACTACAGCCGCTGGACCCCACCCGGACCCGCCGCCGGCACCACCAGCCTCCTCGTCCCCGAGAGCCGCGCCTTCCCCGACTGCGACGACCTCCTCGCCGAAGCCCTCGCCGCCCTCGCCCGCAGCCCCGCCCCCTGCGCCCGCGACGTCCTCACCGGCCTGGCCCGCCCCAGCGACGAGATCCGCTGGTGGCACGACACCCCGGGCCCGCCACCGGCGCCCCCGCCCCCTGGGCCCAGCAGGAACGGCTCCGCTCCGCCGCCCGCCAGATCCTCCTCGCCGCCGCCCTCGCCGTACGCGGCCGCGCCCGCTACCACGGCGCACGCCACCGCCGGCACGCCCAGACCCTGCTCTCCGGCCTCCTCGTCGGCACCGCGCCCGACGGCCCCGGCCTCACCGCCTTCATCCCCGTCGACCCCGGCCGCGCCCTCACGGAACGCCTCTACCACGCCCTCTACGCCACCCGCGACGCCATCGACTACCAGCGCGCCACCGGCGGACCCGAAGCCTTCGACGCCGCCGTCGCCGCCGGCGTCAGCCGCGAACTCACCGAGGCGATCGTCGCCCTCGTCCGCGGCACCGAAGGAGCCACCATCACCCTCGCCTGGGCCCCCGCCGCCGGCCCGCCCGCAGGCTGCGCCGCCCACCCCGAACCCGTCGAGTTCACCCCCGGCGACCTCCCCGCCCTGCGCGCCGCCGGCATCCGCTACCGCCAGGACGAGCCCGCCCTCCCGGTACGCGTCACCGGCACCGTCGTCCGCATGCGCCGCTCCGGCCCCCACGGGCCCGGCACCGTCCGGCTCCGCGTCCTGGCCGGCGTCGACGTCCCCCACATCCGGGCCGCCCTCGACGAGGACGCCTACCGCACCGCGGGCCACGCCCACCTCGCCGGACTGCCCATCCGCCTGTCCGGACGGTTGGAGAGCCGGGGTGGCTTCCGGCGGCTCACCGACGCCACCGAGGTGGAGCCGGTCCAGGTGGACGAGGCGGAGCGGGACCGGCTGATGAAGGCGCTCGACGAGGACTGCTGAGCGGGACCGGCGGAGCCGCAAACCGTTTCGCGAGGGGGCGGGGCGGCTCGGTACCATGCCAGAACCTATTGCGTACGCACTCACCTCCGCGTACGTCCCCCTTCAGGCAGGAGAGACCGGTGTCAGACGTCCGTGTGATCATCCAACGCGATTCCGAGCGGGAAGAGCGCGTGGTGACGACGGGCACTACGGCCGCCGACCTCTTCGCCGGCGAGCGCAGCATCGTCGCGGCCCGCGTGAACGGTGAGCTGAAGGACCTCGCGTACGAGGTCCAGGACGGCGAGACCGTCGAGGGCGTCGAGATCACCTCCGAGGACGGCCTCAACATCCTGCGCCACTCCACCGCGCACGTCATGGCCCAGGCCGTCCAGGAGCTGTTCCCGGAGGCCAAGCTCGGCATCGGCCCGCCGGTCAAGGACGGCTTCTACTACGACTTCGACGTGGACAAGCCGTTCACGCCCGAGGATCTCAAGGCCATCGAGAAGAAGATGCAGGAGATCCAGAAGCGCGGCCAGAAGTTCGCCCGCCGCGTCGTGACCGACGAGGCCGCCCGCGAGGAGCTGGCGAACGAGCCGTACAAGCTGGAGCTCATCGGCCTCAAGGGCTCGGCCTCCAGCGAGGACGGCGCGGACGTCGAGGTGGGCGCCGGCGAGCTGACCATCTACGACAACCTGGACGCCAAGACCGGCGAGCTGTGCTGGAAGGACCTCTGCCGGGGCCCGCACCTGCCGTCGACCCGGGCCATCCCGGCGTTCAAGCTGATGCGGAACGCCGCCGCGTACTGGCGCGGCAGCGAGAAGAACCCGATGCTCCAGCGCATCTACGGCACCGCGTGGCCGTCCAAGGACGAGCTGAAGGCGCACCTGGACTTCCTCGCCGAGGCCGAGAAGCGCGACCACCGCAAGCTCGGCAACGAGCTGGACCTCTTCTCCATCCCGGAGCAGATCGGCTCCGGCCTCGCCGTCTTCCACCCGCGTGGCGGCATCATCCGCCGGGTCATGGAGGACTACTCGCGGCGCCGCCACGAGGAGGAGGGCTACGAGTTCGTCTACACCCCGCACGCCACCAAGGGCCGTCTCTTCGAGACCTCCGGTCACCTGGACTGGTACGCCGAGGGCATGTACCCCCCCATGCAGCTCGACGAGGGCGTGGACTACTACCTGAAGCCCATGAACTGCCCGATGCACAACCTGATCTTCGACGCGCGGGGCCGCTCGTACCGCGAGCTGCCCTTGAGGTTGTTTGAATTCGGGACGGTGTATCGGTACGAGAAGTCGGGCGTCGTGCACGGCCTGACCCGTGCCCGGGGCTTCACCCAGGACGACGCGCACATCTACTGCACCAAGGAGCAGATGGCGGAGGAGCTCGACAAGACGCTCACCTTCGTCCTGAACCTGCTGCGCGACTACGGCCTGACCGACTTCTACCTGGAGCTGTCCACCAAGGACCCGGAGAAGTACGTCGGGTCGGACGAGATCTGGGAGGAGGCGACCGAGACCCTCCGCCAGGTGGCCGAGAAGCAGGGCCTGCCCCTCACCCCCGACCCGGGCGGCGCGGCCTTCTACGGCCCGAAGATCTCCGTCCAGGCGAAGGACGCGATCGGCCGTACCTGGCAGATGTCGACGGTCCAGCTGGACTTCAACCTGCCGGAGCGCTTCAACCTGGAGTACACGGCCGCGGACGGCACCAAGCAGCGTCCGGTCATGATCCACCGCGCGCTGTTCGGCTCCATCGAGCGGTTCTTCGCCGTGCTGCTGGAGCACTACGCGGGCGCCATGCCCCCGTGGCTGGCCCCGGTCCAGGCGGTCGGCATCCCGGTCGGCGACGCCCATGTCCCGTACCTCCAGGAGTTCGCCGCCGAGGCGAAGCGGAATGGCCTGCGGGTCGAGGTGGACGCCTCGTCGGACCGGATGCAGAAGAAGATCCGGAACCACCAGAAGCAGAAGACCCCGTTCATGATCATCGTCGGTGACGACGACATGAGCGCGGGCACGGTCTCCTTCCGCTACCGCGACGGCTCGCAGGAGAACGGCATCCCCAAGGCCGACGCCATCGCCAAGCTGGTCGACGTGGTGGAGCGCCGCGTCCAGGTCTGATCCGAAGCCTCCCGGCATCCAGGGGCGGTCCCGTCAAGGGGCCGCCCCTCGCCGCTTCTCCGGCTGCTCGCAGCACATATGCTGATCCGCATGACGAATGAGCCGGAGCAGCAGATCGGAGTGGGGACGCCGGACGCGTTCCAGCGCCTGTGGACCCCCCACCGGATGGCGTACATCCAGGGCGAGAACAAGCCGACCGGCTCGGGGGCGGACGACGGCTGCCCGTTCTGCACCATCCCGTCGAAGTCCGACGAGGACGGGCTGATCGTCGCGCGCGGCGAGAGCGTCTACGCGGTGCTCAACCTCTACCCGTACAACGGCGGCCACATGATGATCGTCCCGTTCCGGCACGTCGCCGAC
The genomic region above belongs to Streptomyces coeruleoprunus and contains:
- a CDS encoding DUF6381 family protein, which encodes MNEPADAREGKDLERTAEGAADPQEKQRLRDEARRLRERSEQESGMATGDIYPTGSTGNGPLGPFRNGSITRPAPVRGAPPWQSPPHVELDA
- a CDS encoding DUF4365 domain-containing protein, producing MALAAQPEPGRHPDPPLRGALATTACMETLQVGYLHAVAAAAGCTLSQPFPDNGIDWHLSHSAPGHAVDDEVTIKVQLKATYQIPPRPPGAAFSFTLDNDHLVKLARTPVAVHKILVVMLVPRSRDEWLHAGHDRLDLRHCCYWTNLAGHPVTGRRRTTVRIPTTRIFDDRALCEIMTRVGAGGRP
- the thrS gene encoding threonine--tRNA ligase is translated as MSDVRVIIQRDSEREERVVTTGTTAADLFAGERSIVAARVNGELKDLAYEVQDGETVEGVEITSEDGLNILRHSTAHVMAQAVQELFPEAKLGIGPPVKDGFYYDFDVDKPFTPEDLKAIEKKMQEIQKRGQKFARRVVTDEAAREELANEPYKLELIGLKGSASSEDGADVEVGAGELTIYDNLDAKTGELCWKDLCRGPHLPSTRAIPAFKLMRNAAAYWRGSEKNPMLQRIYGTAWPSKDELKAHLDFLAEAEKRDHRKLGNELDLFSIPEQIGSGLAVFHPRGGIIRRVMEDYSRRRHEEEGYEFVYTPHATKGRLFETSGHLDWYAEGMYPPMQLDEGVDYYLKPMNCPMHNLIFDARGRSYRELPLRLFEFGTVYRYEKSGVVHGLTRARGFTQDDAHIYCTKEQMAEELDKTLTFVLNLLRDYGLTDFYLELSTKDPEKYVGSDEIWEEATETLRQVAEKQGLPLTPDPGGAAFYGPKISVQAKDAIGRTWQMSTVQLDFNLPERFNLEYTAADGTKQRPVMIHRALFGSIERFFAVLLEHYAGAMPPWLAPVQAVGIPVGDAHVPYLQEFAAEAKRNGLRVEVDASSDRMQKKIRNHQKQKTPFMIIVGDDDMSAGTVSFRYRDGSQENGIPKADAIAKLVDVVERRVQV
- a CDS encoding HIT domain-containing protein, which produces MLIRMTNEPEQQIGVGTPDAFQRLWTPHRMAYIQGENKPTGSGADDGCPFCTIPSKSDEDGLIVARGESVYAVLNLYPYNGGHMMIVPFRHVADYTELDEAETAELAEFTKRGMTALRAASGAHGFNLGMNQGDAAGAGIAAHLHQHIVPRWGGDTNFMPVVGHTKVLPQLLADTRRMLADAWPAGS